The Streptomyces sp. NBC_01264 genome includes the window TGAGACCGGGACGTCTCGGCGAGCTTCTCGGCATCGAACTGCCTATCATCCAAGGGCCGTTCGGCGGCGGACTTTCCTCCGTCGAGCTGGCCGTGGCGGTGTCGGAGGGCGGCGGGCTCGGCTCGTACGGGGCCCACATCCTCTTCCCGGAGGAGATCGGGGACCTGGTAGCACGGCTGAAAGCGGGCACGGACCGGCCGTTCGCGGTGAACCTGTGGGTTCCGCTCGATGGTGAATCCGAACTCCAGCCGTCCGAGACGGACCTGGCCGCTCATGTGGCGCGGCTGCGGCCGTACTACGAGGAACTCGGCATCCCCTCCCCCACCGCCGCAGACGTGGCCGCCGGGCCGGACTTCGACGCGCAGGTGGATGCCCTGCTCGCCGCCGCCCCGCCGGTCATCAGCCTCGTGATGGGGCCACCGCCCCGACGTCTGGTCGAGGAGACCCGGCGGCTCGGCATCGCGCTGATCGGTACCGCGACGACCGTCGACGAGGCCATCGCCCTGGAGGCCTCGGGCGTGGACGCGATCGTCGCCTCCGGCAGCGACGCGGGCGGCCACCGGGGAGCGTTCCTGAGGCCCGTGCGGGAGTCCCTGGTGGGCACGTTCTCGCTGGTCCCGCAGGTGGCGGATGCGGTCACGGTGCCTGTGATCGCCGCGGGCGGGATCGCCGACGGCCGCGGTGTCACCGCAGCCCTCGCTCTCGGCGCGGACGCGGTCCAGATCGGCACCGGCTTCCTCGCCTGCCAGGAGTCGGGAGCGAGCGCGGTCCATAAGGCGGCTCTCGGCACCCCCGAGGCCCGCACGACGGTCTTGACCCGTCTGTTCTCGGGCCGCACAGCCAGGGGCATCCCGAACAGCTTCGTCCGCGACATGGCAGCCCACGAGGACCACGTACCGCCGTATCCCGTACAGAACGCCCTGATGCAGCCGATCCGCCGGGCTGCGGGGGCTCAGGGCCGGCCCGAGTACGTGAACCTGTGGGCCGGCCAGTCGGCAGCCCTGGCTCGGGAGTCGCCGACGGCGGGCTCGTACCTCGCCGACCTCGTCAACGAGGCAGACACGCTGCTGAAGAGCTGATGGCTTCGCCGTTGCCGGTTGGGCGGTGGATCTCGGGTAGGCGTTGCCATCCCTGAAAGGAGCAGTCCCTGAGGCACTGTCACCTTCTTCCATCGCCTGACGGCTCGCCAGTCGACTGCCGCAGTAAATGCCGGATTTACTGCGGCAGAACCCCTACGGTGATCACCACGACCTGTGGCGGGGTATTTCGGCCGCCGGGGCGAGGTGTACGCATTTACTGCGGCAGATCTGGAAGGGTGGGGCGAGCGTGACGATCGATCCGGTGACCGAACTCGGGAGCGGGGGCGCGCTCCGGCTGCCGCGCGCCCGGGTGGTGCCCCTGTCCGCCCCACCCTCGTCGTACACCGCGGCGGTCGAGCGGTACCTCACCGGCGCGGGCATCGCGAAGTCCTCCGCGCGGATCTACCGGATCTCGCTGACGACGTGGGGGTGGATGCTCGCCGGCGAACCGGCGCCGACCGGACCCGCCCGCCGGGGCGCGAAGCCGCCCGTCTTCCCCGTCACCGCGATCGACGACCCGGCCCTGCCGGAGGTGCTGGCCGAGCTGGCGGCGGCGCGGGCGGACGAGATGGACGCCGACACCGTCAACCGGGAACTGTCCATCGCCCGCAAGGCCATCGGCTGGTGGCAGCGCCAGGGCTGGATCGTCGGAGACCCGACGATCGGTATCGAGCGTCGGCCGGCACCACCCGACCGAACCAAGGCCCTGGCCGAGAACCAGATCGCCGCCCTGTGGCGCCTGGACGTCGGGCTCAGGGAGAAGACGTTCTGGAAGCTCCTCTATGAAAGCGCCGCACGGGCAGATGAGGTGCTGTGCCTGAACGTGGAAGACCTGTACCCGCAGGACAAACGCGGGAAGATCACCGCCAAGGGCGGCGCGACCGAGTGGATTCACTGGCAGTCCGGCACCGCCCAGCTCCTGCCCCGCCTCATCGCCCGCCGCACCCGCGGCCCCCTGTTCCTCACCGACCGCAAGGCCCCCGCCGGAACACCGACGCTCGACGTCTGCCCGGAAACGAGCCGGGCCCGGCTCTCCTACCGCCGGGGCGAAGAGATCTTCGAGGAGAACACCCGACTGCTGGCCAACCCGCTCGCCTCACCCGAGGACATCGAGGACCTGGACGGCTTCACGCTGCACCGGCTCCGCCACAGCGCCCTCACCCACGACGCCGAGGACGGCACCTCCACCCCGATGCTGCTCGCCCGCTCCCGCCACGCCTCCGTCCGCTCCTTGGAGCGATACGCGCGGCCGGGCGTCGACTCGGTCGCCCGGCACGTCGCCGAACGCGACCCCGCCGCACGTCGGCACACGTGATCCTCGCCGTTTGCGGCTGGTGACACCATTCGTACCGGCACCCCTACATCGCGCTCTTCTCCCATTTCATCCCGTGCGGGGTGTGGGAGGCCGTGTACTTGTTCGAGGGGCTGCTCAAGAATGAGTCCGAGGTGACGGTGGACATCGTCCACGGCGACACCCAAGCCCATGCGACATCGTCTTCGGCCTGCTCACCCTGGCTGGGTTCGCCTACGCCCCGCAGCTCGCGGACCTGCCCGATCAGAAGATGTGGCGCGTCGATCGTATACGGCGAGAAATTGTCAAGACTTGTGGATCAGTCTGAGTAGGGGTGCGCCTAGCTTGCTTCCTTGCGTGGGAGTTCACTGGCCGGTAGACAGACCGGCATGTTCGAGACGCTGATAAATCGTTTGAGCCTGTCGCGGAGCGCGTCCATTACCGACGTCGTCGGCGCAGTGCACCTGATGCCGTACGGGCGGCCAAGGGTCCGGAGTGCCGAGGGGGCACTTGCCGAGTGGCGGGGGACCTGTTCCACGAAGCACGCCTTGCTGGCCGCGTTGATGGCTGAGCGGTGGCCCGAGACAGAGCCGCGATTGGTCCATCGCGTCTACCGGTGCACGCCCGGGCAGGCCACGCGAAGCTATGGTCCGCAGGTCGCCGGTGCAGTTCCTCTGGAGGGCTTGTGGGACGTTCACCGTTACCTGACGGTTGGCATCGACTCGCGTCGGATCACGATTGACATCACATTTCCCACAAGTCCGAGTTGGGACGGGGTCAACTCCATGCGACTGGCTTGCGGGCCTGGAACCGACCATGTCGTTGCCGTCAACGCGGACGCGGATGCGGAGAAACGGGCACTGGAGGAGGCCTGGTGTGACCCTGCTGTCCGGGAGCCGTTCATCGCGGCTCTCGCCAGCAAGTGACCGACTGTGAAGTGTGCTTCCCGTGGACCGCACACGTCAGATCATGCCGCGACCTCGCCGCCTTCAATGAGGACACCGTTCTCGAAGCGGGCGCCGGATCGGACGAGGGCGACGAGGTGGGGTGCGGTGACCGCGCGCCAGCGTGCCTGAGCGGACTCGACGAGCTTGAAGACCATCGCGAGGGCGGCGGCCGGACTGCCGGCCCCGCGGGTGACCTTCGTCCGCAGCTTCACCGTGGAGAAGGTCGACTCGATCGGATTCGTAGTCCGTAGGTGGATCCAGTGTTCGGCGGGGAAGGCGTAGAACGCCAGCAGCTCGTCCACCTCCCCGGTGATCTTCGCGACGGCCTTGGGCCATTTCCGGTATGCCTTCTCGAACGCCGTGACCGCCTTCTCGGCATGGGCGCGGTCCTCGGCGTTGTAGATCTCCTGGAGCGCCTTCTTCGCTCCGGGCTGCGCGGATTTCGGCAGTGCGTTCATGACATTGCGGGTTTTGTGAACCCAGCACCTCTGGTGCCTGGCCTGCGGAAACACCTCCGCCAGCGCCTTCCACAGGCCCATCGCTCCGTCGCCGACCACGAGTATCGGATCCCGCATGCCGCGCCGGCGGCAGTCCCGCAGCAGATCCGCCCAGGATTCGGTGGACTCCCGCAGGCCCTCGGCGATCGCGATGAGTTCCTTGGTGCCGTCGACGCGGACGCCCATCAAGACCAGCAGGCAGGAATGGGTCTGGGACAGGCGGATCTTGGGGTGGATGCCGTCGGCCCACACGTAGACGTAATCGGATCCGGCCAGGTCACGGCGCTGGAAGGCGGCATGGTCCTCGGTCCACTGCTTCGTGAGCCGGGTCACCGTCGCAGGTGACAGGCCGGCCGCGGAGCCGAGGAACTGCTCGAGTGCGGGCACGAAGTCGCCCGAGGACAGGCCGTGGAGGTAGAGCAGGGGCAGGACCTCGCTGACCTTCGGGGACTTCCGGCACCACGGCGCCAGGATCTTCGAGGAGAACCGCTCACGCTCCCCGGTCCCGGCATCGACTCGCTTGTCGTTCACGCGCGGCGCGGCCACCTCGACAGGTCCCGCGGCCGTGGCAACCGACCGGGGCCGGTGACGGCCGTTGCGGACCACCAACCGCCGCCCGGCCTCGTCCCGCTCGCTGGTGAGTT containing:
- a CDS encoding NAD(P)H-dependent flavin oxidoreductase; the encoded protein is MRPGRLGELLGIELPIIQGPFGGGLSSVELAVAVSEGGGLGSYGAHILFPEEIGDLVARLKAGTDRPFAVNLWVPLDGESELQPSETDLAAHVARLRPYYEELGIPSPTAADVAAGPDFDAQVDALLAAAPPVISLVMGPPPRRLVEETRRLGIALIGTATTVDEAIALEASGVDAIVASGSDAGGHRGAFLRPVRESLVGTFSLVPQVADAVTVPVIAAGGIADGRGVTAALALGADAVQIGTGFLACQESGASAVHKAALGTPEARTTVLTRLFSGRTARGIPNSFVRDMAAHEDHVPPYPVQNALMQPIRRAAGAQGRPEYVNLWAGQSAALARESPTAGSYLADLVNEADTLLKS
- a CDS encoding tyrosine-type recombinase/integrase, whose translation is MTIDPVTELGSGGALRLPRARVVPLSAPPSSYTAAVERYLTGAGIAKSSARIYRISLTTWGWMLAGEPAPTGPARRGAKPPVFPVTAIDDPALPEVLAELAAARADEMDADTVNRELSIARKAIGWWQRQGWIVGDPTIGIERRPAPPDRTKALAENQIAALWRLDVGLREKTFWKLLYESAARADEVLCLNVEDLYPQDKRGKITAKGGATEWIHWQSGTAQLLPRLIARRTRGPLFLTDRKAPAGTPTLDVCPETSRARLSYRRGEEIFEENTRLLANPLASPEDIEDLDGFTLHRLRHSALTHDAEDGTSTPMLLARSRHASVRSLERYARPGVDSVARHVAERDPAARRHT
- a CDS encoding IS256 family transposase, whose translation is MLSVVTEDGTTESGTSLIDEIVREGARRMLAAALEAEVEQYIAELTSERDEAGRRLVVRNGRHRPRSVATAAGPVEVAAPRVNDKRVDAGTGERERFSSKILAPWCRKSPKVSEVLPLLYLHGLSSGDFVPALEQFLGSAAGLSPATVTRLTKQWTEDHAAFQRRDLAGSDYVYVWADGIHPKIRLSQTHSCLLVLMGVRVDGTKELIAIAEGLRESTESWADLLRDCRRRGMRDPILVVGDGAMGLWKALAEVFPQARHQRCWVHKTRNVMNALPKSAQPGAKKALQEIYNAEDRAHAEKAVTAFEKAYRKWPKAVAKITGEVDELLAFYAFPAEHWIHLRTTNPIESTFSTVKLRTKVTRGAGSPAAALAMVFKLVESAQARWRAVTAPHLVALVRSGARFENGVLIEGGEVAA